A region of the Mauremys mutica isolate MM-2020 ecotype Southern chromosome 14, ASM2049712v1, whole genome shotgun sequence genome:
cccagctggtggtacaatgccacggctttggggtccagtaagggggtgagaacccggagcctgtccgcaggatctacctggtgcagctcgcaggccgtctcaaaggcaaccaggaagtcatccatgtcctccccctccttacgcggggccaggatgcacttatcaaagctctgcGCAGTCCTGGGCGCCCCcccactcaccgcagccgggggctcactgctcctcagcctcgccagttccagctcatgctgaCGCTGTGTCTCTTcctgctgcctctgtctctctttctcctccagctCCCGCTGCCTTTTTCTCTCTTCGTGCTGCCTCTGTTTCTCACGATCCTCCATCTCTCTCATTTttagctctctctctcccattttaGCTGCTTCCACTCCACAGATGCTGAGTGTCGCCGGggggatcccctgctggccgggggtgTCAGGGTGACCTCGGTATTCgctgggctcctccccgcccttcccctagGCATAGGAAGAAGAGGTCTTGGGAAgtcctcagcagccggctgaccactcccagcggggacagacattggtgcctgcactgcatctgccaggctgcttccctcggagacagggatcagttcattcgAGCAATCTCCCTCCTctagctgggcaatcagctggtctttggtgagcctcccactgcgcagccccctctgctagcacagctccaccaggtcgctcttaagccgcttggcatacatcttcctgctggccactcgcaggcctgggtgctcgccgctccccacagtTTCCAGGGAGATCCCTAGTGTGTCAGCCCTTCTTGAGGTCACCTCTTCTCTGCCAGGGTCAAGtggcagactcctccgcccctgtgaccgctcgctgcaatcccccgggggaccctgttactgcaaagtccttctctctggtcacacactcccaggggtaaCAGGAAACCATCTCTCTCTGAATCTTCAGCACACCTGGTCCCCCTCAgtcccccttcgttttactgctccccagtcacttactgcaggaagcgccgtccacggggtgcagtagatcccacatTTGCCGCCAgttgtcatggagtccccgggcgatgctctggaactgctcgccgcaaagccagtcaggactttggggagcctcctctcccttggagcagactgtctgcagggcaagaagctcacacggcttcacctcctgggtctctccttggagcattcagcatcctctggccctccgtgtgcttcccacagcgagtccgcccaggcggggtcctggggaagccaccgggtcctgtacccccacttcgcagtcagacgtgactctcagccagccagtatcacagaggtttattcaattacatgaacacggtctaaaacagagcttgtaagtaccgCAAactggacccctcggccgggtccattctggggggcagtgagccagaccccaacatctgcacttcactcctcgtcccctgccagctccagactgcaaaccccctccagcccctcctttcttgcctttgtctctttccccggCTAGGAGGCCACCtcatctctttgtctccaacaccttcagttggcaccttgcaggggaggagggtcccaggccatcagttgctaggagacagagggtcaggcatttaggtgcactggccctttgctctgctagatacttaagaactgcataggggacactgaggcaccagcacagtattcagagaaaacattaagaacattcctagTTCGTCAcagttacatccatttgagatggagatatgtaTGCTGCtttagctgccaggtcacctgcactctgactaactggaagatcaggatagctcagtggtttgagcattggcctgctaaacccagtattgtgagttcaatccttgagggggccatacTGGGGTAAAAATccgtctggggattggtcctgctttgagcagggggttggactagatacctcctgaggtcccttccaaccctaataaacTTATTAGttgatcaggcatctcctcaccactcacattcTCACTGAGGCTAGAAGGCTCagcgtgaacatttgtgtctgtgtatctcaggagagctccttcctgcttagacagaaaagcttcctttgctttcttgctttttctgaatgttgccccaggggggcgttttcttctttctctcatgactgctgttctgtaccAGCTAGAGTGACTCTCAACACTCGAAGGGGAcgaataagcaggctggtagcagggcctgagtgagggaagatactagcatcttaagggcctaactggctcctactacttcagttgtctgtctgttctcctcaagttggttcagggaagcagcaggaaacaggaagctccccgAGAAGCTGGTgggaatcagtccaggctcctgggggtgctagagaggtacataagaggctcctcctcctctctctccctgcagctccagctcctttctgttattccctctcaccttttctgttatgtttcttgtgccctccttcctccagcacagcactccaccatctctgtgcatctcgagcagagagaatacatatgcaccagcagcagacacaattttcgacactctgggtcctagtggtggccccaccacagtctggcacctcagtttgcctcatggtaaggccagtcCTGCTTGGGGGTACATCTCCACCCTACGGGGCACTGTCCCTGGACAGACACACCGTGGTGCAGGGACCTGGCGGTGCCCTCTGGCGGTTAgagctggggacgaggagtgcgGCGTGGCATGGCTGGGTTAACGGAGCACCGGGCTGTGCTGGATCCCAGCACCGGGCCATGATGAGTGCGGGGCCGTGCTCTGATGCCGCCTGACTTTGTTAGACCCACTAATGAGCTGGACAGGGACATGTGtgcccccgcccagcccctctccccgtTGCACACCAGCACCCACCAGGGAGCACCTCTTTGCCTAGTGTTATCATTTACCACAGGAtgcccagcagctgggcaggCCTCAGACGCTGCTGGCAGGGGTTGGCACACCTGGGCACAGGAGCCCTGACAGTGTTTCCTTGGGCTGTTTTCCAGGCTGTCttcctgcccagcgccccctgggaGTGCAGCCGGggggctggctccaggtctcTTTAGAAGTGGGGTGGGCAGCATGGCAGCTCTGGGGAGAGAGATCACCACCTGGGCATGCAGCACTCTCCCCggctgcagagcagggggccTGCTGGTCCCTTGTGGGTCTCCTGTGGCCCGTGCTATGAGGCTGGGGGGACAGGACAGGCACTGGAAAGCTCCAGGAGGCAGAGGGTCCAGACCAAGCCGCTGGGCCTGATGTTGCAGCTGCCAAGGCTGAGCATGGGGTGCTGCTGCTTGGCCTGTGGCCAACTGAGCCCACAGGCCGGAGTCCGTTAGCTTCTCCGCCTGCTCCCAGCCGCTGGCTTCAGCAGGCAAGCGCCAGCTGTAGCAGGAGCCGGAGGGTCCTCTTCCCCCAGCTCACACCACAGTGTGGGGTATGGTGGGGAGCTGGCATAAGGCCTGGCTGTGCTCGGTGGCTCCACCTGGCTGGACCACAGCCAGCACTGGGCAGAAAGGTGGGGGGCTgttggagtgaggggcactgtcacCCACCCGCCCCATTGGAGATTCTCAGTCTCCgatccctgccctgggggggaggggggaagaccCCTCTGCACTGCCTGGCTCAAgggcctgcccggcccccaggtACGTTAGAGCAGACTCAGGGCTGTTCCAGCttgggctctgccagcccctcctttctggcctttctctttcccgggccaggaggtcacctgatctctgttcacctttagctattcccttgcagggggaagggcccagccatttgttgccaggacaGTGTGTCGGCCATTTCtacacactggagacttaagaaatgcacaggggacactggcacccacacagtattcagaggaaacattaacagtcccacttcatcacaccctCCCCTGGAGTGAGGGGCCAGGGCCCTTAGCTGGAGTGGCTAGccggcccccacccctgccccgcaggGCAGCCCACGCGTGGTAGCACCCACCCAGGCTGGCCTGGGGCTCTCTGCTGGTGCTGCGGGGTTCAGCACGCAGGGCAGGGCCGTGTAATGCTCTAGGGCAATGCCCTAGAGCAGCAAAACCCACCAGTCccgcggggccagggcagctaagaagagcagcctggctgggcctTTACAGGGGCCAGGGAGCAAAACCACAGGCTGGCAACTGGTGCCCTCCGTGGCCCTGCACCCAGGGGTTTGTcttgcaggggaagcagctgtggggggtggggggaattcccCAGTATAATCTGGGACCAGAGGCTGCTGCTCCCAGATCTGTTAAGCCTTGAATTTCTGGGGTCAGCTCTCACCTGAGTGCATATGTTACATCTGCTGGTTGGGATGGAGGGGCAGCTGCGGCTGGGAAGCCTTGGCTAGAATGGCAGCAGGCtatgggtcaggattgaggggcagcagcagagctgtgggtgggacCTTGCCTAGatacctgcccctcccccccaccgtgCAAGGTCTGTGCACAGACATGCATGCCCCATGAACCCCCCCGTCCCCCTGCCGCTCAGGGGAACCCCAGCTAACTCCTGCCCAGCCTCAGGGGCTGCTCTGAGCCCCAGGCACTAACAGATCCCGTCGGTCCCGCCAGTGGATGGGGGAGTCGAGGGAAAGCAGGGTGGAGTCTGCTAGCTCTGTGCCTCCCAGGGGAGGGGTCCCAGCCAGTGTGTTTACAATGCTACAAACTGTCTCTGCTGTGAGAGAGCTAgtggcaccccccacacacacacccagggctGCGATGGAGCCCGACACCCATCTCACTGGCTGTGCTGGTGCACCCATAAGCCACACGCAGACAGATGGCCGCCCGCAGACGTGCCCACACCCTGAAGCAGGCAGGCACGTGTAGACAGACACACGTATGCACAGGCAGGCACACACGTTCAGATGCATGCACGCacccagacacacagacagatggCCACGGACATGCCCACGCCCAGAAGCAGGCAGGCACGCACAGATGTGCCGACAGACACACGTACGCACAGACGGGCACACATGCAGACGCATGCATGCACCCAGATGCAGACAGATGGCTGCGGATGTGCCCATGCCCAGAAGCAGGCAGGCACAGATGTGCCGACAGACACACGTACGCACAGACGGGCACACATGCAGACGCATGCATGCACCCAGATGCAGACAGATGGCTGTGGACGTGCCCATGCCCAGAAGCAGGCAAGCAGGCATGCAGATGCGCATAGCAGGGCACACGGGAGGTGAGCTGGGAACGCTTGCTGCTACAGGGATGCTGACCCCAGGACCAAAGGCTCGAGTGCAGGGGCACACTGGGCataaccctcctccccccagcctggggcagactTCCCTGGGGTTGGCCAGGGAGCCAGCCTGGCCCATGCTTCCCAGAGCAGGTGCACCAAGGCAGTAGCTACTGTGCCAGGTGCCAGCGTGGGCTGATCGTCCATGGCAAAGCtccctgggatgggggcagctctggggcagaggctggctctGGCGCCAGGCCAACAGCCCCTGCCGGAATGGCCCTGGCAGCACCCTTGGCACAGGCACCAGGGAGGAGACATGACCCATCTCTGGGTGTGGCTCAGGGAGAgtcctggctccacctggcacTCCAGTCATGCACGCTGGGAGCAGGGCAGTTCTGCCGCCCTGGTAAGGCCATGAAGGCGAGGGCAATGGGGATAAAATACAGCCCAGTTTTACAGCAGGTCGATTGCCCTGCAGCTCTAACGGGATGCCAGTGAGGCATCAGAcagcacccgggggggggggggcggctgttAGTCACACTGGAGGAGCTGGGGATGAATTGGGGAACAGAACGGTGAGTAAGGAGCGAATATCCCTAATGACCGGGGCAGGCTCTGAGTCGCTACAGAGAATTCTTGCCCGGCTGTCtgggttttgcccacatgctcagggtctgacTGATCACTGTAtttgggtggggaaggaattttcccctgggtcaggtTGACAGAGAATCGGCAGGGTCACTTGCTGGGttgagtaaatggtggattctctgtaacttgacgtctttaaatcaagatttgaggatgtcagtgactcagccagaggtcaggggtctgttacaggagtaaACAGGtgtggttctgtggcctgtgatgtgcatgtcagactagatggcccttctggctttaaaattggTGAGGAGCAAAGCGTGCTGTCAGCGCTGGGATTACACCGGGCACCCTTCGACCTGCAAGCCGGCCCAGGGGTGCTGCAGGGCTCGCTCCCCACGGCCCAGGCCCTAGAAACAGGGCTGCAGTCCCTCAGCCCAAACTGGCTGTGGCCAGCATGCAGCAatgcagggcaaggggtgcagacAGCAGGCAGCTCCAGGCCTGGTGCCCCAGGCACGAGGAGCCACTCCAGGGCATTGCCTGCCCAGCACGGGATCAGGCACTCGGCTGTGCAAACACCGACCCATTGCTATTccagccccaggcccagctctgctgctgcccctctaCCCACAGGTTAATGTTCTTGTCACTTGGGCCCTGCGGTGCCCAACACCAACTCCCATGGGTGGGCTAGAGGGGAGTGTGGGGCCTAGGCCAGTTTTACGCCCTGCGTGGCTGGTAGAATGCTGGCAGCACCTGCCTCAGTGGTGTGTGCAGGGGATGGCAGCCCTGGCTGGTCCTTTGCCTTTCAGCCACTGCCCCTTTGCCAGCTGCTGGCTGCTCCTGCCTGGGGCTTGGCTACGCCCACTGAGCTGCACTCCCTGTGGCAGGGGAGCACCTAGCTCTCTTCAGTGGAGTTTTCCTcacagcccctggcaggctgggcagggctaGTTGCCACTCAGcagtaggggaaactgaggcacatctcCAGGGGCATCAGGGCATGTCTATGGTCAATTTGGGGTTTGAACCTGGGTCTGCCAAGTCTCAGTTTTCAGCCTAATCACTGGGCTCTCCTTCCTTCTCCGGCAGCCCTCTCCTCACAAGCTGGGCTGGGCCTGGGCATGTCAACTACGTGCTCTCAAATGCATagccccatctctcctcccccgcacgtaccccttcccccacacagccccatttcccccaacacacacacccctcctcccaCATGCAGCCCCCTTCTCTGCCTACTGCCCACCCAGGGAGGCTCCCCGAGGAGCTGACTCCCATCTTCCATACATTATCCCATTCCATGGGGAGTGTCACAGCCCCACCCTAGCTCCAGCTGGCTCTGATCAGCAGCAGCTCAATGCTCAGACCCCACTGGCATGTAAATGTGGACCAAGTGCGGACCCCCTCGTAGAGCCAGCTGGCCCAAGCTGTGTGGCATAGCTGGGTTCACCCAGACCCCCAATGCCTTCCTCCAGGCCCTCGGCTGGTGCATTCCTCGCCATGCCGCAGGGGACATGAGCCTGTGTGTGCCCAGCCATGGAGAGCCACACAGACAGTGTAAGGGAGTGGACtaacccctgcggcgcctcctgctggtcatccatgggaattagctcttccagtgtcctggagcgccccctgcaggctggtgatccaccttacTGCGGGCCCCCaagtccctcccaggaccccagtgcccctttctctgggttgctgcccccctggcagtacccccacactctgagtctcccctccccacccactaacctcacctcacctcagtgcaaggctactgccagtcaccctctaccccccctccctggggcagactgcagtgtcagccgctcatcacaggcaagggggggttggacctgctgcctctctctatagCGGGGCTGCCCTCTGGCCCTCAGCCGGGGGTTtcctaggccggagctccccagctcccctgctccactcctggtgccctgctcagctccctgcagccaggcccttctctctaccagcagagagagagtcctgagcttctgcctgccctggccGCCTTATAAGGCCCCCTTAGGCTggctggggcatggccccagctgcagccacttccccccatcAGCCAGGGCcttgctcccttccccagccctctgcagggcttttgcAGCCCCTTCCGGGCCCCACTCCAGACGGGCATGGAGCCCTTTGCTCTCACgccctgctctcctccctccGGCTCGGGGGCTGGGGTGCATAGCGGGAGACGCTGGACTGGCTCTGCCTTGGGCTGACAGTGAGTCCCTCCCATGGCCTCCAGGGAGGCTGGGCTTGCGGCCATGGCCCTCGGGCCGCCTGGCTTCAGCGTGGTCTCTCTGTCCCCCAGGCCATGCCCCCCCAAACAGGGCGGTGCTCCTCCCTTTGCCAGCCAGGCACGTGAGCTCTTGGGGAGGGGCTCTcccaccagccctgggctgccaaCTGGGGCCCTGGCCACTCATGTGAGGCCAGTGAGGCCAGCTGCTACTTGCCATGTGCCCAACTGCATTGGAGGagtgctgccccccagccccagctcccacccGCTATCGGCACAGCCAGGGAGCTCGGCTgcaggctctggcagtgctgcgagggggagcagggtggggaggcagagctggctgcagaacACCAGTGTGAACAGGCACCACCCAGCGCTCAGGGGGAGGTGCCCATCAGTCTGTAGCTGGGATGGAGCACTGACTCCGGGCACTGCCTCCCCGTTCAGTTCCTAGGCAGGAACTGCTGAAACCCCCAACAATGTCTCTTCTCTGCTCCCCACAACTGCCACCCACTCATACTGGGGGAGACTCTGCTCCCCCCCGGGCCGTGGGGCCTGTGCCACGTGGCAGCACTCTGCTGCCCCCCCGGGCCGTGGGGCACCTGTATCACATGGCAGCGCCCTGCTCACCTACCCCTGTGCTCTCTTCCAGGTGGTGGTGCCCACCCGCGTGGGGCAGGTCTACGTCTACGACTCACCCAAAGGCGAGCAGGATGAGTACGACATCCCACGGCACCTCCTCGCCTCTGGGCCCCAGGAGATCTACGACGTGCCCCCCGTCCGCGGTGTGCTTGCCAGCCAGTATAGCCAGGAGGTGAGGCCCTGCGCCAGCAGGTGGGCGGGCTGAGAGGCCTGGCATGGCTAGctagctgcccctccccctccctcatctTATAGGTGCTGTCCTGTCCACctgggcctgggggcagagctTCTTCAGGGGTACTCTGGATCTTGTCTCCTTGCTTGTCTAGCAGCGGGTGATGTGCAGGACAGGGGCTCTCTCCTCCAGTGCGAGAACAAGGGATGCCCAATGATGCTGAAAAGAGGGCAGATTCCAGTatgattagcctgtggaactccctacCACTTGAAGTGTccaggggagggaagaagggatagctcagtggtttgagcattggcctgctaaacccagggttgtgagttcaatccttgaggggaccatttagggaactggggtaaaaatctgtctggggattggtccagctttgagcagggggttggactagatacctcctgaggttccttccaaccctgagattctatgacctaGACTGTAGCAAGCTTCAAAGAGATTCATGGTTAGTGCTAGCAAAGGCAGAAGGGATACTAACCAATTAGGCTCAACTGGAGGCCATCTGTAGGATGAGAGTGATGTGGGGGACAGATGACCCCCCCCATACCCCATCTCTCTATTGTGGGGTTCACGCACCTTCCTTCCTGGCCACTGTTAGCCAAGCTCCTGGGCTCAGGGCGGTGGGGCTGAGCCATCCAGCCGTCCCAGTGTCCCTagggatcaacatggctacaggCAAAGTGCCTGGGCATCCACTAGCCGCAAGAACCAATGCCATTGCTCGCTGCGCTCGCAGGTCTACGACACCCCCCCAATGGCAGTGAAGGGCCCCACCAGCCGGGAGCCCGGCCAGGAGATCTACGACGTGCCGCCCAGCGTGGAGAAGGCCCTGCACCAGGCTCCCCAAACTGTGAGTGGTGCGGGAGGGGGGCATGGGAATTCCTttgcctgccccagggctgggatccaagcCTGTGCTCCCTGGCATGCCCCAGCACTAAGCCTTGCCTGGTTCTGCAGCACAGTGGCACCATGCCAGGCCCCATGGCAAGGTGCAGCACAGGATTTCCTCCAGCCGAGCTCCCAGGTGGGGTCAGCGCAGCATTGGCAAGCTCAGACGGTGCCACCGGCAAGCAGGGGTGGGCGCCAGGGGTTGCTAGAGCAAGGGGCTCAGCAGGAACTGGCAGCAGggactggaggacaggtcccAGGCCCCCCAGCCTCCAAGAAGCTCCAGGTGGGCCCCACAACCATCAGCAGCTTCAAAGCCACCAGActttgaaaaataataaatattggtCAGTTTTCTGACCCCTCGGGGCTCTCCCACAGCGTCTGCTCTGACATGAAGAAGGGGCACGGGTGGTAGGAagggtgcaggcagggccgggcaTTGTATGCAGGAAGGGGcgcaggcagggctgggcactCACAGCTGCTGTCCCCCTATGCAGGTGTATGACGTCCCCCCATCTGTGAGCAAGGACGTCCCAGACGGCCCCTCCCGAGAGGAAACCTATGATGTGCCCCCCGCCTTTGCCAAGTCAAAGGCGCTGGAGCTGCCCCGGCACCCGGCGGAGCTGGCCCTGCCCGAGGACGTGTACGATGTGCCACCGGCGGCAGGGAAGGGCGCCCCTGAAGCCCCCTTCCCGCAGGAGATCTATGACGTGCTGCCCGGCCTGCGAAAGCCGGCGGGGCCCGCGCAGGACGTGTACGATGTGCCCCGGGAGCTGCACGCTGGCAGCCTGGACAGCGAGGCCGAGTACATCTATGACGTGCCGCCGCAGGTGGACCGGGAGGCCAGGGCGGGTGATGCCAAGCGCCTCTCAGCCTCCAGCACGGGCAGCACCCGCAGCAACATCTCCAGCTCCTCGCTGGATGTGGGGCCAGTCAAGGATGCACCCAAGGAGCTGGGCCTGGACCTGGACGCGGCCATGGAACTATTGGCCCGGCTGCAGCACCACATCAGCGGTTCCGTCTCCTACCTCATGTCCTTCATCAGCACCGGCTGGCGCAGCCCGGAGCAGCTGGAGCTCCACGCGCCCAGCCTCCGGGCGGCGGCCGAGGGCATCAAGGGGGCACTGCGGGACCTGCTGGAGTTCGCCCGCGGGGCCGTGGGAAATGCGGCCCAGGCCTCCGACCGCGCCCTGCATGTCAAGCTCAGCAAGCAGCTGCAGAAGATGGAGGACGTGTACCAGGCCCTGCTGCGGCACAGCCAGGTGCTGGATGACTGTGGTTGGGCCCCTGGTGCCCTGGCAGCCGGCAAGCCGGGCGGCACCGACGACCTGGACCGCCTGGTGATGTACTCACGGGGCATCCCCGACGACACCAAGCAGCTGGCGTCCTTCCTGCACGGCAACGCCTCCCTGCTCTTCAGACGGGATAAGCCGCCGGCGGATGGCCCGGACGCCAGTCTGCTCCTTGCCAGCCACCCCCTTCCGGCGCCCACCGACAAGGCCAGCAGCATCCAGTCGcggcccctgccctccccacccaagTTCCTGGCGCAGGACTCGCCCGACGGGCCATACGAGAACAGCGAGAGCGGCTGGATGGAAGACTACGACTACGTGCACCTGCAGGTGGGCAGCggggaggaagagaggaggcGGAGGGGGCATCCCAGGgtagggcgggggctgggcttgCTCTGGAGGGGGGCACATCTCACTGGGGGCACCTCAGCCCCCCCCAACTGAGACAGGCCTCCCCCTCACACGAggcctctctcttcctcctgcttctccctccagCATTGCCCccactggcccctgccccaggcacagaGCTGGTGCCCCCGGACAGGGTGTGTTGAAATGTGCCTGGGCCTCACGCGCTCGAtgcccctgcatccagccccagCAGGGAAGCAATAGGTCCAGCTGGGACTGACTCCTGGGAAGGCCATGGGGGTAGGGACTGGTGCCTGCTGCTTGCCATCCACCCAGCACCTTTGCTTCCTTTGCTGGCACACTGCCCTGGCCAGGGGGTTCCCACTTGCCAAGccaggtggggggcagcaggtgctggggtgaGCCTGGGATGGGCAGGTTTCCTAAGGCCAGGATGCTGCGCACCGTGATGGAGGTAAGGTTCCTTGCCCCTTTTTGACAGCCCAGAGGCCCATGCTTGTTGGGCTCCCTCCCACTATTTGGGGGGCTGAAGGGGTCCTTGGGGAACCTCTCCATGTGCCCCATAACCAGCCCTGGGCACCTCCCAGGTGCCCATGCACTGGCTGCGCTTCCTCTGCAGTAGGTTCTCCCAGGGAGCAAGCCCAGGGGGCTGTATGGacgcagcctctgcctggtgctaGCCAGTTACGTGGGGGGTGaacctgcctccct
Encoded here:
- the BCAR1 gene encoding breast cancer anti-estrogen resistance protein 1 produces the protein MNYLNVLAKALYDNVSESPDELSFRKGDIMTVLERNTQGLDGWWLCSLHGRQGIVPGNRLKILVGMYDKKQQAGPGQGQPPSHQHPLHPTTRPPGDSIYLIPAPSKGQLGLYPGSAPGAPFPSPPAKQPLMYPKQPPPHTCQDIYQVPPSLSHAPDISTSPPQEIYQVPPAAGLGQDIYQVPPSLDMRSWEGPKPQGKVVVPTRVGQVYVYDSPKGEQDEYDIPRHLLASGPQEIYDVPPVRGVLASQYSQEVYDTPPMAVKGPTSREPGQEIYDVPPSVEKALHQAPQTVYDVPPSVSKDVPDGPSREETYDVPPAFAKSKALELPRHPAELALPEDVYDVPPAAGKGAPEAPFPQEIYDVLPGLRKPAGPAQDVYDVPRELHAGSLDSEAEYIYDVPPQVDREARAGDAKRLSASSTGSTRSNISSSSLDVGPVKDAPKELGLDLDAAMELLARLQHHISGSVSYLMSFISTGWRSPEQLELHAPSLRAAAEGIKGALRDLLEFARGAVGNAAQASDRALHVKLSKQLQKMEDVYQALLRHSQVLDDCGWAPGALAAGKPGGTDDLDRLVMYSRGIPDDTKQLASFLHGNASLLFRRDKPPADGPDASLLLASHPLPAPTDKASSIQSRPLPSPPKFLAQDSPDGPYENSESGWMEDYDYVHLQGKEEFEKTQKELLERGNIMRQGKGQLEQQQLKQFERLEQEVTRPIDNDLSSWTPPQHYAQVRGSSALCPSDRQLLLFYLEQCEANLTTLTNAVDAFFTAMGTNQPPKIFVAHSKFVILSAHKLVFIGDTLSRQARAQDVRHKVTHYSNLLCDMLKEIVVTTKAAALHYPSPSAAKDMVERVKDLASSTQQFRMVLGQLAAM